Proteins found in one Pseudoxanthomonas sp. SL93 genomic segment:
- a CDS encoding FAD/NAD(P)-binding protein, with amino-acid sequence MTGPAPATPLPPCDIAIIGGGAGGVLTAIHALHAATTPARIVMIEPHATLARGVAYATPYAEHLLNVPAKRMSAFDGVPEDFLDFVVDTTPAEEADRDALGCAYIERRRYGDYLRDRLRRAIEASPATLQVVQDHVDGMDVRDDGVTLLLAHHGTLQAAGAVLAVGNTPKPLPARGAPQLPAGTSLPAWDFAGVKAIAADADICIVGSGLSMVDTVLSLADHGHRGRIRVLSRHALLPLSHTAHAVADFDAEPLLAMGLRQRMRFLRQAARDAAAQGLPWQAVMERIRPHGQALWQSMPVSDQRRFLRHVVRLWDVHRHRIAPQVHAQLQAMLDRGQLQLHRGRLDTVVGHAGRVRVTTRLRDGRAEQFDVDCVVNATGVELRAQTMRNPLLHDLLGKGHAQPGPHGIGLKAARDGRLVDADGGTLPRVFAIGSLRIGCVWESIAVPELRGQAETAARELLALSGH; translated from the coding sequence ATGACCGGTCCGGCCCCAGCAACGCCCCTGCCACCCTGCGACATCGCGATCATCGGCGGCGGCGCGGGTGGCGTGCTCACCGCCATCCACGCGCTGCATGCGGCCACCACGCCGGCCCGCATCGTGATGATCGAACCGCATGCCACGCTCGCGCGCGGCGTCGCCTATGCCACGCCCTATGCCGAGCACCTGCTCAACGTGCCGGCCAAGCGCATGAGCGCTTTCGACGGCGTGCCGGAAGACTTCCTCGATTTCGTCGTCGACACCACACCCGCCGAGGAGGCGGACCGCGACGCGCTTGGCTGCGCCTACATCGAGCGGCGCCGCTACGGCGATTACCTGCGCGACCGCCTTCGACGCGCGATCGAGGCCAGTCCTGCCACTCTGCAGGTCGTGCAGGACCACGTGGACGGCATGGATGTCCGCGATGATGGCGTGACGCTGTTGCTCGCTCACCACGGCACCTTGCAGGCCGCGGGTGCGGTACTCGCCGTCGGCAACACGCCCAAGCCGTTGCCGGCACGTGGGGCGCCGCAACTGCCCGCAGGCACGTCGCTGCCGGCATGGGACTTCGCCGGCGTGAAGGCGATCGCGGCCGATGCGGACATCTGCATCGTCGGCTCCGGCCTGAGCATGGTGGACACCGTGCTGAGCCTGGCCGACCACGGGCATCGCGGCCGCATCCGCGTGCTGTCGCGCCACGCGCTGCTGCCGCTGTCGCACACCGCGCACGCCGTGGCCGATTTCGACGCCGAACCACTGCTGGCCATGGGCCTGCGCCAGCGCATGCGCTTCCTGCGCCAGGCCGCGCGGGATGCCGCCGCGCAAGGCCTGCCCTGGCAGGCGGTGATGGAACGCATCCGCCCGCACGGCCAGGCGCTGTGGCAGTCCATGCCGGTCAGCGACCAGCGCCGCTTCCTGCGCCACGTGGTGCGCCTGTGGGACGTGCATCGCCACCGCATCGCACCGCAGGTGCACGCGCAGCTGCAGGCCATGCTCGACCGCGGCCAGCTGCAGCTGCACCGCGGCCGCCTGGATACCGTGGTCGGCCACGCCGGCCGCGTGCGCGTGACCACCCGCCTGCGCGACGGCCGCGCGGAACAGTTCGACGTGGACTGCGTGGTCAACGCCACCGGCGTGGAACTGCGCGCGCAGACCATGCGCAACCCATTGCTGCACGACCTGCTGGGCAAGGGCCACGCCCAGCCCGGCCCACACGGCATCGGCCTGAAGGCCGCACGCGACGGCCGGCTGGTGGATGCGGACGGCGGGACGCTGCCGCGCGTGTTCGCCATCGGCAGCCTGCGCATTGGCTGCGTGTGGGAAAGCATCGCGGTACCCGAACTGCGCGGGCAGGCCGAGACCGCGGCGCGCGAACTGCTGGCGCTGTCCGGCCACTGA
- a CDS encoding PAS domain-containing hybrid sensor histidine kinase/response regulator, producing the protein MVSSWILLLVSIGYAALLFGVAWWGDRRPMYPDRPWLRPVVYSLALAVYCSSWTFYGAVGSAVRNGLGYLPIYLGPVLLLLFGWRIIERLALIARSENTVSIADFISSRYGRSRRLAALVTVIALIGVVPYLALQYKAVAMSLSVLSGEGGDSAHGFFTDPALYVALLMALFAALFGTRQVDATEHHHGMMLAISLESVVKLVAMIAVGVFAYLWLDGNAIRVTDSARTLFENAPPVGFIAQTLLGFLAIVCLPRQFHVAVVECSDVGDIRKARWLFGGYLVLFSLMVVPVAAAGVALFGGTDVAHDSYVLALPLAEGRTALAIIAYVGGFSAATGMVIVASIALATMVSNDLVMPVLLRRGWAQHHAEADVASRVLWIRRLAILLLALTAYSYYRSSSNDSTLASYGLMAFAAVAQFAPALIGGLYWRGASRRGVEVGMVLGFATWIYTLLLPTMTQAGWFDSHWLHAGPFGISWLRPQQLFGLIGWDTLTHGTFWSLLVNTGAMMIVSARSRPGVDERLRAAPFLDPYAQRPALIAGEWPGSVRVGDLQTLAERVVGERHARRAFNEHAQVLGRELQPNAPADRAWVQFTERLLAAAIGAASARIVLTSVLRGSGMELGEVVAVLDQAGQELRFNREILSTTLENISAGVSVVDPAMRLVAWNRRYQQMFGYPDGMLYVGRPVADLIRYNAERGELGEGDVDEQVNKRIRYMRAGSPHIFERVRADGQVIEMRGQPLPGGGYVTSYNDITDFKHAEALLLETNETLEQRVAERSHAAETAQQSRTRFLAAISHDVLQPLNAARLFVSALRDSEQGADPQAQERQHLAERVDASLRAAEELLDGLLDVSRLDAGGLHTQITDFDVGELLRELAAQYAPVAAGRGLKLRVHARAIPVRSDRRLLRRVLQNFLANALRYTREGRIVIGMRVHGDDILLQVWDTGPGIPDNHMRQIYDEFHRYQQPFDWGERGLGLGLSICQRISRLLQHELDARSTVDRGSMFSIVVPRGAPLSERRTSARRAALANDSLAGMRVLCVDNDREIIDGMRALLGRWQVEVITATTVDEALEQIAQAPTVMLVDYHLHDRLDGLATLDALRAASPGPIAGALLTADGRDELKREARERGYRLLTKPVKPASLRAFLAAHYVPGQVPVGESAAPILGNP; encoded by the coding sequence TTGGTTTCCAGCTGGATCCTGCTGTTGGTGTCCATCGGCTACGCGGCGCTGCTGTTCGGCGTGGCGTGGTGGGGCGACCGTCGCCCGATGTACCCCGACCGCCCCTGGCTGCGGCCGGTGGTCTACAGCCTGGCGCTGGCGGTGTACTGCTCCTCGTGGACCTTCTACGGCGCGGTCGGCAGCGCGGTGCGCAACGGCCTGGGCTACCTGCCCATCTACCTGGGCCCGGTCCTGCTGCTGCTATTCGGCTGGCGCATCATCGAACGGCTCGCGCTGATCGCGCGCAGCGAGAACACCGTCTCCATCGCCGACTTCATTTCCTCGCGCTACGGCCGCTCGCGCCGGCTCGCCGCGCTGGTCACGGTGATCGCGCTGATCGGCGTGGTGCCGTACCTCGCGTTGCAGTACAAGGCCGTGGCGATGAGCCTGAGCGTGCTCAGCGGCGAAGGTGGTGACAGTGCGCATGGTTTCTTCACCGATCCGGCGCTGTACGTGGCCCTGCTGATGGCGCTGTTCGCCGCGTTGTTCGGCACCCGCCAGGTCGATGCCACCGAGCACCATCACGGCATGATGCTGGCGATCTCGCTGGAGTCGGTGGTCAAGCTGGTGGCGATGATCGCCGTCGGTGTGTTCGCCTACCTGTGGCTGGATGGCAACGCCATCCGCGTGACCGATTCCGCGCGCACGCTGTTCGAGAACGCGCCGCCGGTCGGCTTCATCGCGCAGACGCTGCTCGGTTTCCTGGCCATCGTCTGCCTGCCACGGCAGTTCCACGTGGCCGTGGTGGAATGCAGCGACGTGGGCGACATCCGCAAGGCGCGCTGGCTGTTCGGCGGTTACCTGGTGCTGTTCTCGCTGATGGTGGTGCCCGTCGCGGCCGCCGGCGTGGCGCTGTTCGGCGGGACCGACGTGGCCCACGACAGCTACGTCCTGGCGTTGCCGCTGGCGGAAGGGCGCACGGCGCTGGCGATCATCGCCTACGTGGGCGGCTTCTCGGCGGCCACCGGCATGGTCATCGTGGCCAGCATCGCGCTGGCCACCATGGTCAGCAACGACCTGGTCATGCCGGTGCTGCTGCGGCGTGGCTGGGCCCAGCACCACGCCGAAGCGGACGTCGCTTCGCGGGTGTTGTGGATCCGCCGCCTGGCCATCCTGCTGCTGGCGCTCACCGCGTACAGCTATTACCGCAGCAGCAGCAACGACAGCACGCTGGCGTCGTATGGCCTGATGGCGTTCGCGGCGGTGGCGCAGTTCGCGCCCGCGCTGATCGGCGGCCTGTACTGGCGCGGCGCCAGCCGACGCGGCGTGGAAGTGGGCATGGTGCTGGGCTTCGCCACGTGGATCTACACGCTGCTGCTGCCGACGATGACGCAGGCCGGCTGGTTCGATTCGCACTGGCTGCACGCCGGTCCGTTCGGCATCAGCTGGCTGCGGCCACAGCAACTGTTCGGACTGATCGGCTGGGACACGCTGACCCACGGCACGTTCTGGTCGCTGCTGGTCAACACGGGCGCGATGATGATCGTATCCGCGCGCTCGCGCCCCGGCGTGGACGAACGCCTGCGTGCGGCGCCGTTCCTGGACCCGTACGCGCAGCGCCCGGCACTGATCGCGGGCGAGTGGCCGGGCAGCGTGCGGGTCGGCGACCTGCAGACCCTGGCCGAGCGCGTGGTGGGCGAGCGCCACGCACGCCGCGCCTTCAACGAACATGCACAGGTGCTGGGCCGCGAGCTGCAGCCCAACGCACCGGCGGACCGCGCGTGGGTGCAGTTCACCGAGCGTCTGCTGGCAGCGGCCATCGGCGCGGCCTCCGCGCGCATCGTGCTGACCAGCGTGCTGCGGGGTTCGGGCATGGAACTGGGCGAAGTGGTGGCGGTGCTGGACCAGGCGGGTCAGGAACTGCGCTTCAACCGCGAGATCCTGTCCACCACGCTGGAAAACATCAGCGCCGGCGTCAGCGTGGTCGACCCGGCGATGCGGCTGGTCGCGTGGAACCGGCGCTACCAGCAGATGTTCGGCTATCCCGACGGCATGCTGTACGTGGGTCGCCCGGTCGCCGACCTGATCCGCTACAACGCCGAACGCGGCGAGCTGGGCGAAGGCGATGTCGACGAACAGGTCAACAAGCGCATCCGCTACATGCGCGCGGGCTCACCGCACATCTTCGAGCGCGTGCGCGCCGACGGCCAGGTCATCGAGATGCGCGGGCAGCCGCTGCCGGGTGGCGGTTACGTCACCAGCTACAACGACATCACCGATTTCAAGCACGCCGAAGCGCTGCTGCTGGAAACGAACGAGACGCTGGAGCAGCGCGTGGCCGAGCGCAGCCACGCGGCGGAAACCGCGCAGCAGTCGCGTACGCGCTTCCTGGCCGCGATCAGCCATGACGTACTGCAACCGCTGAATGCGGCGCGCCTGTTCGTCAGCGCCCTGCGCGACAGCGAACAGGGCGCCGACCCGCAGGCGCAGGAGCGCCAGCACTTGGCCGAACGCGTCGATGCCTCGCTGCGCGCGGCCGAAGAGCTGCTGGATGGCCTGCTGGACGTGTCGCGCCTGGATGCAGGCGGCCTGCACACGCAGATCACCGACTTCGACGTGGGCGAGCTGCTGCGCGAACTGGCCGCGCAGTACGCCCCGGTCGCGGCCGGTCGCGGATTGAAGCTGCGCGTGCACGCGCGCGCCATCCCGGTGCGCAGCGACCGCCGCCTGCTGCGCCGGGTGCTGCAGAACTTCCTGGCCAATGCGCTGCGCTACACGCGCGAGGGACGCATCGTCATCGGCATGCGCGTGCACGGCGACGACATCCTCCTGCAGGTCTGGGACACCGGCCCGGGCATTCCCGACAACCACATGCGGCAGATCTACGACGAGTTCCATCGCTACCAGCAGCCGTTTGACTGGGGCGAACGGGGTCTTGGCCTGGGTCTGTCGATCTGCCAGCGCATCTCCCGCTTGCTGCAGCACGAGCTGGATGCGCGCAGCACGGTGGACCGCGGCAGCATGTTCTCCATCGTCGTGCCGCGCGGCGCCCCGCTCAGCGAACGTCGCACGTCGGCGCGCCGTGCCGCGCTTGCCAACGATTCGCTGGCGGGCATGCGCGTGCTGTGCGTGGACAACGACCGCGAGATCATCGACGGCATGCGCGCGTTGCTGGGGCGCTGGCAGGTGGAGGTGATCACCGCCACCACGGTGGACGAGGCGCTGGAGCAGATTGCGCAGGCCCCCACGGTGATGCTGGTGGATTACCACCTGCACGACCGCCTGG